The Labrus mixtus chromosome 16, fLabMix1.1, whole genome shotgun sequence genome window below encodes:
- the LOC132991541 gene encoding uncharacterized protein F54H12.2-like, with amino-acid sequence MIEALLNFSEATLQTQFSSGLFYKDTAGSMDSVVTVNGPNRGLRNRAEFTEQSRELHLLGPLHADILFSERLLLNSVDLRIKLTRASDAFCLMGAANSTYHLKILGAALFMKKVTVSPPVRLGHAAALMKGNALYPLSRVNVKTYSIPQNSRICNQENLFLGTMPKYVVIGMVHHEAFTGSRDLSPFNFIHNNVEYLALCQAGRQVPAKAFQPQFNNGVSVREFYNMFTATGRHLKDLPLSINRREFEQGYSLFVFNLNAGEDADALSPVSNGNLRLEMRFRVPLPQTTTLIVYACYESTLTMIEDELQFFKSIVSHDFCKNVIIS; translated from the coding sequence ATGATTGAAGCcctgctcaacttttcagaagctACTCTACAAACACAGTTTAGCTCAGGGCTGTTTTACAAAGACACCGCCGGCTCTATGGACTCTGTGGTGACCGTCAATGGTCCCAATCGCGGTCTACGCAACAGAGCCGAATTTACAGAGCAGTCCAGAGAGCTCCACCTGTTGGGACCTCTCCACGCTGATATATTATTCAGCGAGAGGCTCCTTTTGAACTCTGTGGACTTGAGAATTAAGCTGACCAGAGCGTCCGACGCCTTTTGTCTCATGGGGGCGGCCAACAGCACCTACCATCTGAAAATACTGGGGGCtgctctgtttatgaaaaaagtcACCGTTTCCCCGCCCGTGCGTTTGGGTCACGCTGCAGCCTTGATGAAGGGCAACGCTCTCTACCCTCTGTCACGGGTGAACGTGAAAACCTACTCCATCCCGCAAAACTCGAGGATATGCAACCAGGAGAACCTCTTTCTGGGTACTATGCCAAAGTATGTGGTGATAGGCATGGTACACCACGAAGCTTTTACGGGGAGCAGGGATCTGTCTCCTTTCAATTTCATCCATAACAATGTGGAATACCTGGCCTTGTGTCAGGCTGGAAGACAGGTGCCGGCCAAAGCTTTTCAGCCTCAATTTAACAACGGTGTGTCTGTCAGAGAGttttacaacatgtttacagctacagggagacacttgaAGGATTTacctctgagcatcaacaggagagagTTTGAACAAGGatactctctgtttgtctttaatctCAACGCCGGGGAGGATGCTGACGCCCTATCCCCCGTCTCCAACGGGAATTTAAGGCTGGAGATGAGATTCAGAGTGCCTTTACCTCAGACCACTACACTGATTGTGTACGCCTGCTACGAGTCTACACTTACAATGATCGAAGACGAACTCCAGTTCTTCAAGAGTATAGTCTCTCACGATTTCTgcaaaaatgtcattatatcATAA